A part of Lacerta agilis isolate rLacAgi1 chromosome 7, rLacAgi1.pri, whole genome shotgun sequence genomic DNA contains:
- the RIMS2 gene encoding regulating synaptic membrane exocytosis protein 2 isoform X5, which produces MGRQSAGGPGRSMLRSPSRSSLSASFEALAVYFPCMNSLEEEEEEVKKGGGEAGGKKLKSTVQRSTETGLAVEMRNWMTRQASRESTDGSMNSYSSEGNLIFPGVRLAADSQFSDFLDGLGPAQLVGRQTLATPAMGDIQLGMVDKKGQLEVEIIRARGLVVKPGSKTLPAPYVKVYLLENGVCIAKKKTKVARKTLEPLYQQLLSFEESPQGKVLQIIVWGDYGRMDHKSFMGVAQILLDELELSNMVIGWFKLFPPSSLVDPTLAPLTRRASQSSLESSTGPSYARS; this is translated from the exons ATGGGGAGGCAGAGCGCAGGCGGGCCGGGGCGCAGCATGCTGCGCTCGCCGAGCCGGAGCAGCCTCTCCGCCTCCTTCGAGGCGCTCGCCGTTTACTTCCCCTGCATGAActccctggaggaggaggaagaggaggtgaagAAAGGCGGCGGAG AAGCAGGTGGCAAAAAGTTAAAGAGCACAGTCCAGAGAAGCACAGAAACTGGGTTGGCTGTGGAGATGAGAAACTGGATGACACGTCAAGCCAGCCGGGAATCCACAGACGGCAGCATGAACAGTTACAGCTCAGAGGGGAA TTTGATTTTTCCTGGTGTGCGATTGGCTGCAGACAGCCAGTTCAGTGACTTTCTGGATGGACTTGGCCCTGCACAGCTTGTTGGTCGCCAAACACTGGCAACTCCAGCAATGG GTGATATCCAGCTCGGAATGGTGGACAAAAAGGGACAGTTGGAGGTGGAAATAATACGAGCCCGAGGCCTTGTTGTAAAACCAGGTTCAAAGACACTGCCAG CACCATATGTAAAGGTGTATCTATTAGAAAATGGAGTCTGTAtagccaaaaagaaaacaaaggtggCAAGAAAAACGCTGGAACCTCTTTACCAGCAGCTGTTGTCATTTGAAGAAAGTCCCCAAGGGAAAGTTTTACAG ATTATCGTGTGGGGAGACTATGGACGCATGGATCACAAATCCTTTATGGGAGTGGCACAGATACTTTTAGACGAACTGGAATTGTCCAATATGGTGATTGGCTGGTTCAAACTTTTCCCCCCTTCATCCCTAGTAGATCCAACTTTAGCCCCTCTTACAAGAAGGGCTTCCCAGTCGTCTCTTGAAAGTTCAACAGGACCTTCTTATGCTCGTTCATAG